From Camelina sativa cultivar DH55 chromosome 7, Cs, whole genome shotgun sequence, one genomic window encodes:
- the LOC104702386 gene encoding pentatricopeptide repeat-containing protein At1g76280-like isoform X1 encodes MYRALWLSPLRFILSSSSSKLTPYVSRIPGRSGIDNGSGCSCSRSVTTLIGNEFIRCQDESTRKILQLQIVSALRSGERPGASALLLELIQGNYSLGADDFHVILNYCARSPDPVFVMETYSVMCKKEISLDSRSFLFIVQTLCNGGHLDKASEFIHSVGEDDSISPILPIYNYFLGACAKTRSGYHARKCLELMDQRSVGKNEITYAALLKLAVFQRNLSAVNDIWRHYIDHYSLNIVSLRKFIWSYTRLGDLKSAYELLQYMVDLALRGELFVQSRGGKLHSTRLDIPVPSNGETGSEKVAFGVNDHMVSPRLDAHGNNIVESNSSGAQSNEIESSRMALPRGQNKTPATRILRWSFNDVIHACGQSKNSELAKQLMLQMQNLGLLPSSHTYDGFIRAVAFPGGYEYGMSLLKVMQQQNLKPYDSTLATVSAYCSKAFQVDLAEHLLDQISECSHAYPFNNLLAAYDSLDQPERAVQVLARMKQLKLRPDMRTYELLFSLFGNVNAPYEEGNMLSQVDCCKRINAIEMDMLRNGFQHSPISRRNVLRALGAEGMVNEMIRHLQKAENLSVYSNTYLGTPTYNIVLHSLLEANETDLVINIFKRMISSGCPADAATYNIMIDCCSIIQSYKSACALVSMMIRDGFAPKAVTFTALMKILLNDRNFEEALNLLDQAALEEIHLDVLSYNTILRKAFEKGMIDVIEYIVEQMHREKVNPDPTTCHYVFTCYVEQGYHATALEALNVLSLRMLNEEDKESLQEKKKELEENFIMSEDPEAETKIIELFRDSEEHLAAALLNLRWCALLESRIIWSENQSPWAKELSKKYG; translated from the exons ATGTACAGAGCTCT CTGGCTTTCTCCATTGCGATTTATTCTGAGCTCCTCGTCGTCAAAGTTAACGCCTTACGTATCTCGG ATACCGGGACGAAGTGGAATTGATAATGGGTCTGGTTGTTCTTGTTCTCGTAGTGTCACGACATTGATAG GTAATGAATTCATTCGATGCCAAGATGAGTCAACTAGGAAGATCTTACAATTGCAGATTGTTAGTGCCCTTCGATCCGGAGAGAGGCCTGGAGCGTCAGCTCTGCTTCTAGAGTTAATACAGGGGAATTATTCACTTGGTGCTGATGATTTTCATGTTATTCTTAATTATTGTGCTCGATCACCGGATCCTGTG TTTGTCATGGAGACTTACAGTGTAATGTGTAAGAAGGAAATCAGTCTGGACAGCAGATCTTTTTTGTTCATAGTACAAACCCTTTGTAATGGGGGACACTTGGATAAG GCATCAGAGTTTATTCACTCTGTCGGAGAAGATGATAGTATCTCTCCTATTCTGCCCATCTATAACTATTTTCTTGGAGCCTGTGCAAAAACGAGAAGTGGATATCACGCTAGAAAATGTTTGGAATTGATGGATCAACGGAGTGTGGGGAAGAATGAAATAACATATGCAGCACTTCTCAAG CTTGCAGTTTTTCAGCGCAACCTATCAGCTGTCAATGATATCTGGAGACACTATATCGACCACTATAGTCTCAATATAGTCTCTCTCAGAAAATTCATATGGTCCTATACGAGGTTGGGGGATTTGAAATCAGCATATGAATTATTGCAGTACATGGTGGATCTAGCTTTAAGAGGAGAGCTCTTTGTTCAATCCAGAGGAGGAAAATTGCATTCCACGAGACTGGATATTCCTGTACCATCAAATGGTGAAACCGGATCAGAGAAAGTTGCTTTTGGAGTAAATGATCACATGGTTTCGCCAAGGTTGGATGCTCATGGCAATAACATTGTGGAGAGCAATTCGTCTGGTGCACAGAGTAATGAAATTGAGTCTTCTAGAATGGCTTTGCCAAGAGGCCAAAACAAAACACCTGCAACTAGGATCCTCAGGTGGTCGTTCAATGATGTGATTCATGCGTGTGGACAATCTAAAAACTCTGAGCTAGCAAAGCAGCTAATGTTGCAG ATGCAAAATCTTGGGTTGCTACCATCAAGCCACACATATGATGGTTTTATTAGAGCTGTTGCATTTCCAGGAGGATACGAATATGGCATGTCACTG TTGAAAGTTATGCAGCAGCAGAATCTGAAACCATATGATTCAACTCTTGCTACGGTTTCAGCCTATTGCAGTAAAGCCTTTCAAGTTGATTTAGCTGAACATTTACTGGATCAAATATCTGAATGCTCGCACGCATATCCTTTTAATAACCTTCTTGCTGCATATGACTCCTTG GATCAACCAGAGCGTGCTGTCCAGGTTTTGGCTAGAATGAAACAGCTAAAACTGCGTCCAGATATGAGAACCTATGAACTGCTCTTTTCATTATTTGGTAATGTGAATGCACCATATGAGGAGGGCAACATGTTGTCCCAAGTAGACTGCTGTAAAAGGATTAATGCTATAGAAATGGACATGCTGAGAAACGGTTTTCAGCACAGTCCTATCTCAAGGCGGAATGTG cTGAGAGCCCTCGGAGCTGAAGGAATGGTGAATGAGATGATCAGACACCTGCAAAAAGCTGAGAACCTGAGTGTTTACAGCAACACGTATCTAGGCACGCCTACATACAACATAGTGCTTCATTCACTTCTCGAGGCAAACGAA ACTGATTTGGTGATCAATATATTCAAACGGATGATATCAAGTGGCTGTCCTGCAGACGCTGCTACCTACAATATAATGATTGATTGTTGCAGCattattcaatcttataaatcAGCTTGTGCTCTAGTTTCCATGATGATCCGTGACGGGTTTGCTCCAAAAGCTGTTACGTTTACTGCTTTGATGAAG ATTTTGTTGAATGATAGGAATTTCGAGGAGGCACTTAATCTCTTGGATCAAGCTGCATTGGAAGAGATACATCTTGATGTCTTATCATACAACACCATTTTGCGTAAAGCATTTGAGAAG GGAATGATTGATGTGATTGAGTACATAGTGGAGCAAATGCACCGAGAGAAAGTGAATCCAGATCCAACGACATGCCATTATGTTTTCACTTGCTATGTGGAACAAGGGTATCATGCAACAGCTTTAGAAGCTTTGAATGTTCTGAGCTTAAGGATGCTcaacgaagaagacaaagagagTCTtcaggagaagaaaaaagagctTGAGGAAAATTTCATCATGAGTGAAGATCCTGAAGCCGAAACAAAGATAATCGAGCTGTTCAGAGACTCTGAGGAGCATCTTGCTGCAGCACTTCTGAATCTAAGATGGTGCGCGCTGCTCGAGTCCCGAATTATATGGTCAGAAAACCAAAGCCCTTGGGCCAAAGAACTCTCCAAAAAGTATGGTTAA
- the LOC104702386 gene encoding pentatricopeptide repeat-containing protein At1g76280-like isoform X2: MYRALWLSPLRFILSSSSSKLTPYVSRIPGRSGIDNGSGCSCSRSVTTLIGNEFIRCQDESTRKILQLQIVSALRSGERPGASALLLELIQGNYSLGADDFHVILNYCARSPDPVFVMETYSVMCKKEISLDSRSFLFIVQTLCNGGHLDKASEFIHSVGEDDSISPILPIYNYFLGACAKTRSGYHARKCLELMDQRSVGKNEITYAALLKLAVFQRNLSAVNDIWRHYIDHYSLNIVSLRKFIWSYTRLGDLKSAYELLQYMVDLALRGELFVQSRGGKLHSTRLDIPVPSNGETGSEKVAFGVNDHMVSPRLDAHGNNIVESNSSGAQSNEIESSRMALPRGQNKTPATRILRWSFNDVIHACGQSKNSELAKQLMLQMQNLGLLPSSHTYDGFIRAVAFPGGYEYGMSLLKVMQQQNLKPYDSTLATVSAYCSKAFQVDLAEHLLDQISECSHAYPFNNLLAAYDSLDQPERAVQVLARMKQLKLRPDMRTYELLFSLFGNVNAPYEEGNMLSQVDCCKRINAIEMDMLRNGFQHSPISRRNVLRALGAEGMVNEMIRHLQKAENLSVYSNTYLGTPTYNIVLHSLLEANETDLVINIFKRMISSGCPADAATYNIMIDCCSIIQSYKSACALVSMMIRDGFAPKAVTFTALMKEFRGGT, encoded by the exons ATGTACAGAGCTCT CTGGCTTTCTCCATTGCGATTTATTCTGAGCTCCTCGTCGTCAAAGTTAACGCCTTACGTATCTCGG ATACCGGGACGAAGTGGAATTGATAATGGGTCTGGTTGTTCTTGTTCTCGTAGTGTCACGACATTGATAG GTAATGAATTCATTCGATGCCAAGATGAGTCAACTAGGAAGATCTTACAATTGCAGATTGTTAGTGCCCTTCGATCCGGAGAGAGGCCTGGAGCGTCAGCTCTGCTTCTAGAGTTAATACAGGGGAATTATTCACTTGGTGCTGATGATTTTCATGTTATTCTTAATTATTGTGCTCGATCACCGGATCCTGTG TTTGTCATGGAGACTTACAGTGTAATGTGTAAGAAGGAAATCAGTCTGGACAGCAGATCTTTTTTGTTCATAGTACAAACCCTTTGTAATGGGGGACACTTGGATAAG GCATCAGAGTTTATTCACTCTGTCGGAGAAGATGATAGTATCTCTCCTATTCTGCCCATCTATAACTATTTTCTTGGAGCCTGTGCAAAAACGAGAAGTGGATATCACGCTAGAAAATGTTTGGAATTGATGGATCAACGGAGTGTGGGGAAGAATGAAATAACATATGCAGCACTTCTCAAG CTTGCAGTTTTTCAGCGCAACCTATCAGCTGTCAATGATATCTGGAGACACTATATCGACCACTATAGTCTCAATATAGTCTCTCTCAGAAAATTCATATGGTCCTATACGAGGTTGGGGGATTTGAAATCAGCATATGAATTATTGCAGTACATGGTGGATCTAGCTTTAAGAGGAGAGCTCTTTGTTCAATCCAGAGGAGGAAAATTGCATTCCACGAGACTGGATATTCCTGTACCATCAAATGGTGAAACCGGATCAGAGAAAGTTGCTTTTGGAGTAAATGATCACATGGTTTCGCCAAGGTTGGATGCTCATGGCAATAACATTGTGGAGAGCAATTCGTCTGGTGCACAGAGTAATGAAATTGAGTCTTCTAGAATGGCTTTGCCAAGAGGCCAAAACAAAACACCTGCAACTAGGATCCTCAGGTGGTCGTTCAATGATGTGATTCATGCGTGTGGACAATCTAAAAACTCTGAGCTAGCAAAGCAGCTAATGTTGCAG ATGCAAAATCTTGGGTTGCTACCATCAAGCCACACATATGATGGTTTTATTAGAGCTGTTGCATTTCCAGGAGGATACGAATATGGCATGTCACTG TTGAAAGTTATGCAGCAGCAGAATCTGAAACCATATGATTCAACTCTTGCTACGGTTTCAGCCTATTGCAGTAAAGCCTTTCAAGTTGATTTAGCTGAACATTTACTGGATCAAATATCTGAATGCTCGCACGCATATCCTTTTAATAACCTTCTTGCTGCATATGACTCCTTG GATCAACCAGAGCGTGCTGTCCAGGTTTTGGCTAGAATGAAACAGCTAAAACTGCGTCCAGATATGAGAACCTATGAACTGCTCTTTTCATTATTTGGTAATGTGAATGCACCATATGAGGAGGGCAACATGTTGTCCCAAGTAGACTGCTGTAAAAGGATTAATGCTATAGAAATGGACATGCTGAGAAACGGTTTTCAGCACAGTCCTATCTCAAGGCGGAATGTG cTGAGAGCCCTCGGAGCTGAAGGAATGGTGAATGAGATGATCAGACACCTGCAAAAAGCTGAGAACCTGAGTGTTTACAGCAACACGTATCTAGGCACGCCTACATACAACATAGTGCTTCATTCACTTCTCGAGGCAAACGAA ACTGATTTGGTGATCAATATATTCAAACGGATGATATCAAGTGGCTGTCCTGCAGACGCTGCTACCTACAATATAATGATTGATTGTTGCAGCattattcaatcttataaatcAGCTTGTGCTCTAGTTTCCATGATGATCCGTGACGGGTTTGCTCCAAAAGCTGTTACGTTTACTGCTTTGATGAAG GAATTTCGAGGAGGCACTTAA